A stretch of DNA from Candidatus Methanoperedens sp.:
AAACTCTTTTTTTTTAATAGCTAAATATACATCTTTAAGAACAGGCACAGCCATATCTCCAAGTTGATATACTTTATTAATATTTTCAACCACAACCACATTACCAGACATATAGCTTTTTCATAGAATCAATAGTTTAAAAGTTTTCCGCATACTTCTTAATAACTAAAATAAAAAACTTCATATATCATGAACATTATGTTTGAACTGAGTGTGAATGGAATAATCCGGAAAAGGGGATGCAAAAATGGTATTATGTTTCGTGACTCATGATTGGATTACCTTTTCTGATTGAAGAATTCCTGACGGAGTTGATGGTATGAAAAGAACTAGAAGAACATCGATGGAACTTATCGTTGAGATTCTAAGAGCTTGCTGCAATGGTGGTGTAAATAAAACAAAAATTGTTTGTTCGACAAACTTAAATTCTAAAATCACAAATGAATATCTGAAGTTTCTAATTGAAAAGGAATATATAACCAATGGGAACCATATATTTCAAATTTCTAATAATGGTAAGAAATTCCTGACCCAGGTTAATGAAATAACCCCATTACTAAATATTAAAAGATTAAAATAGTATAATTAAAATATTATTTTATTTTTCTGTGTTATGTGTATAAAAATAATCATAGGTATATTTGAAAAACGATAAATATATATGCAAAGAAGCTGTTAAATAAATTCTTAATAAAAACGGTATGGGATTGTGGTGCTTATATGATTGAAAGTGTGGATTAAATCATATCTCTGACCAGTAAATCTGGAAAAAAGGGGAATTGTAACAACAAGTAAAACATTAATGTGAACCACATCCCGGGAGAATTTGGTATTATTAGTTGGTGGTGGTATCATTAAACGAATTAGAAGAACAAAAATGGAACTTATGATTGAAATTCTAAGAGCTTGCTGTAATGGTGGTGTAAACAAGACTAAAATTAGTTATTCTTCGAACTTAAATTCTAAAATCACAAATGAATATCTGAAGTTTCTGATCGAAAAGGAATATATTATCAATGGAAATGATAAATATCAAATTTCCAAAAATGGTCTGGAGTTCCTGAATAAGATCATTAATATACAAACATTACTTAAAAAACAATAATACAATCAGATTTAATATAATGAGCATAACAATGATAATTATTATATTTAAAAAGCGATAAAGATATATGCAAGAAACGCTTGTATGTTGTATCCTCAAACCAATGAGGAAAAAAAGGAGTATGGTGAATGGTTTATGATTAGAAATGGAATTAGGAAAACATTTATTATTATTGTTATTTTAATATTAATTGGACAGGTCGCTCAATCTACCGAGGAATATAATTTAAGCGGCTATGTATCAAATATTAATGGCGATGTATTAGGTGGGGTGCAGGTAAATAATGGCTTTTATAAGAATACCACATCAACAAATGGATTTTATTTGATCACCGGTCTGCCGAATGGTACTTATAACTTCAGTTATTATAAAAAAGGATATTATATTAGTTATTTACCAGTTACAATCAGCGGTAAAGATAATACGACTGCTAACCTTAAATTGCAGGCGGAACCTGTGGCTAAGGATACCGTCGCACCGGTCATCACCCTACGAGGCCCGAATCCAGTATCTGTTGAAACAGGCTCCTCATATACCGATGCAGGTGCAACTGCATTGGATGATGTTGACGGTAATATTACCTCTTCCATAATAACTGTCAATCATGTTAAAACAGCAGTCGTTGGCACATATACTGTCACCTATAATGTAAAAGACTCAAACAACAATAATGCCGATCAGAAAACAAGAACGGTCAATGTGGTAGATACAAAAAAACCTGTCATCACCGTACTTGGCCCTAATCCAGCAACCGTTGAATCAGGCTCCTCATATACCGATGCAGGTGCAACTGCATCGGATAATGTTGATGGTAGTATCGCAGTTACAAAAACAGGTACTGTAAATACATCAAAAGTCGGAACATATACTATCACATACACAGCTACCGACTCCTCAAGCAATACTGCAACAGCATCAAGAACGGTAAATGTAAAGTATACGAATAAACCGCCTGTCCAGGCTCCAATCGGTCCTAAATCAGTTTCAGAGCAAAATATATTGAGTTTCACGGTATCAGCCACTGATCCGGAACATGATCCGATAACGTATAGTACAAACGCCAAAGGATATCTGAATCCTTCCACAGGCCAGTTCACCTGGACGCCCACATATGGGGATCAAGGTATTTACACATGGACTTTCACTTCTACGGATAGCTCTAAAGGGGCAGCAAGTGAAACGATAACGGTTACAGTGAATGATGTGCTATTGAATATAATATTTTCTGAACCTACTGCCAGTCCGACGACACAGATAGGTCAAGGAATGTGGTTTAGGATATCCCTTAATAGAGCAGCCAATGTAACCTGGTATATAGATGATTCTATTGTTAATAAAAGTTCAAATGTAGCAGAATCAGGCTACTATAACAAAACAATAGGTGTTGGGACACATACTGTTAAAGTAATTGCCTCTGATGGTTATGATTCAGTCTCAAGGACATGGGGCTGGGCTGTTGATGGTGGCACTGGAAAGATTCATAATAAAAATACAGGAATAAATTACAACACCATTCAGGCGGCAATAGATGATCCTTTAACTTTAGATGGGCATACGATATTGGTAGACCCTGTTACCTATAATGAGAATGTGATAGTGGGAAAAAGACTGACTATAAGATCGGAGCCTGCTGGTGCAGCCATAACATCAAATAAGAACGATACGATCTTTAAAGTAACAGTGCCCTATGTAAATATCAGTGGATTCTCAATATCGGGTGCTAAGGATACAGGTTCAAAAATCGCAGGGATATACCTTACTAATGCAGCACATCACAGCACTATTTCCAATAATGAAGTAACAACCAGCAACTACGGCATTTATCTGGATGCAAGCAGCAGCAACATCCTTGATCATAACAATATTTCGAATAATCAAGGGGTACCAAATGAATTTTGTTTCCTGGATACTTGCATACCTCTATATGGAACCTCTTCAGGCCATGGCATATATCTAACCAACTCGAACAATAACAAGATAATACACAATAAAGCTAATTCGAATTATATCGACGGTATCTATCTGACTAATTCCCACAATAATACCTTAACTGACAATAATGCAAACTCTAACACTGAAAATGGTATTTATCTGAACAATTCTAATAAAAACAATCTCACCAGCAACATAATGGATGGAAATAAATATAATTTCAAGCTGGATGCGAATTCTGATTCAGATCTTAATAACAAAATCGACACAAGCAATAAGGTGGACGGAAAACCAATCTATTACTTAAATGGAGCTATAAACACAATTTATGATTCGTCTAAAAATGTTGGAACTTTCTATTGTATAAACTGTGCAAATATAACCATTAAAGAGCAGGATTTGAAGAATAACGGTGTTGGAATATTATTATGGAATTCAAGTAATGCCAGAATATATAACAACAATCTAACTGGTAATCAGAAGCAGGCAATAGTAAACGGTGGAAATGGTAATGTCTTTAACCTCACATCAGAAACCGGAGGCAATTACTGGAGCGATTATACTGGCACAGATGCTAACAGTGACGGCATTGGCGATACACCATATGTAATAATTGCAGGGGTGCAGGATGCCTATCCTTATATCAAAGCGAATGGCTGGAAGCTTCCCAGGGAACTGTCGATTAAAATAAATGGTGGTGAAAGTTTAACTCTTGTTTCGAATGTAACTCTAAATTTATCTGCAAAAAATGCAAATGAGATGAGGTTCAAGAACGAAAGTGGCGACTGGACCGGCTGGGAACCCTTTAATTCCACGAAACTATGGACCCTATCCGGCGGCAGTGGCCTGAAAACCGTTTATTTTGAAGCCAATAATAGTGCGGGTACATCTGTCCCGGCAAAAGATGAGATTATGCTGGGAGGAAGTGGTGGCAACACTGGCAGTAGCGGCAGCAGTGGCAGCAGCGGCGGAAGCGGCGGGGGCGGTGGAGGAGGAGGTTCCGGTGAGAATTACTCCAATATCGAAGTAATTGAGAAATATGACCTGGCTATTTACAAGGATAAGCTCACATCATACATATTCAAAGACAATAGAAATCCAATAAGGTTTGTTAATATAACAGGTGATGTGAATGCAGGGGAAATTACCTCAATGATAGAAGTCCTGAGAGGCACTTCCACATTATTAGATGTCGCTGCGCCCGGGTTGGTTTATAAAAATGAAAATATCTGGATCGGCACAACCAGTTTCGCAGCCCGAAAGAGTATGAAGGATGCAGTCATAAGATTCCGGGTTGAGAACTCCTGGATGGCAGACAATAATATCCAGAGCGAGGATATTTCGATTTTTAAGTGGGGTGGAATATGGAACAAGCTGGAAACAAAAGAAGTTGGTGAAGATGACAGCTACCATTATTTCGAAGCAAAGACAGATTCCTTCTCCCATTTCGCAATAAGCGCACTTAAAGGTGGAGGAGGACCAGTAGGAGGCGGAATATTTCCGGTATCTGTGCCAAAGCAAACACCTGCTCAAGAAGTCAAAACCTATGTTCTGCCTTACAGAGGGACAACTGAAAAGGCACCCGGTGCAGAAGGATTTGAAGTTATTTTGACTGTAGCTGCATTTTCAATGCTATATGTATTATGGCACAGAAGAAGGTAATTTTAGAAAAATTTTATCACACGAAAGCAAATTATAAGCATTAATACAATATATCAGGAAGTGATGGGAACCCGGATAATACAGACTTCAAAATCTCTTAAAGAAATGACCATCGCTATCGGGATTACTGGCAGCATAGCCGCGGTCCGGTGTGTGGAGCTTGCGAGGGAACTACGAAGGCATGGCGCTGATGTCCATGCTGTAATGACTGATGCTGCCCGGAAGATCATACACCCTGAAGCAATGCGCTATGCTACAGATAATCCTGTTATAACAGAAATAACAGGAAATGTAGAGCATGTAAATTTTTGCGGCATGGGCGGAAGGGCATCTTTACTTTTGATCGCTCCATGCACAGCGAATACCATTGGAAAAATAGCACATGGGATCGATGATACAACTGTCACTACCTTTGCGACAACTGCTTTTGGTTCAGGTATCCCGATCATCATTGTTCCCGCCATGCATGAATCCATGTATGACCATCCCGTAGTCATTGAAAACATTGGAAAACTTACGGAACTCGGAGTTGAGTTTGTAAATCCCGTAACAGAGGAAGGTACTGCAAAAATTGCCAGTATTGAAGAAATAGTACTCAGGGTTGAAAGGGCTGCCGGAAAAAAGACGCTTTCAGGCAAGCGGATAATTATCACAGGAGGCGCAACAGCCGAGACCATCGACCCGATCCGGATATTGACGAACCGCGCCTCGGGGAAAACAGGTATCGAAATGGCACTTGAAGCATTCAGGAGAGGCGCTGATGTTACTCTTGTTCACAGGAATTGCCTTGGGATACAGGGGATCTGCGAGTTCTATGCAGAAAGCGCACAGGATATGATAGATGCTGTTATCGAAGAGCTTGGTAAAGGATATGATTTACTGATTAGTGCTGCTGCAATCTCTGATTTCACAGTAATTCCTTCAAAGGATAAAATAAAGTCCGAAAAAGAGTTCACCCTGGCATTGAGACCAGCGACTAAACTTATAAAGGAAGCGCGCTTTAAATTTCCGGATTTGAAAATAATAGGATTTAAAGCAGAAACAGGGATATCTGAAGAAGAGCTTATCAAGCGTGCCAGGAAGTCGATGGATTCATCAAATCTAAATATGGTTGTTGCAAACGATGTATCTTCCGGGGGTATGGGGACAGAAGAAAATAATGTTTATCTGATCGATGGCTCTGTCAAACCTGTCTCTGGTACGAAGCGCCAGATAGCAATAGAGATCATGGATAAGGTCGAAGAGATTATGAGGAATAAATGAAGATAATCACTATTGACCCATGCTTCACAAAAGGCGATGAGGACCTTTTCAGCGGCGAAGCTGAGCTTGGTGCTATAAAAATTACACCGCCTGCGATCGAAGAACTCAAAAAACAGTTTGACAGCGTGCAGGTTACACCTGGTAACGAGATGATAATACTTACAAATCCTCCGGTTGAAAAAATAATAATTTTCGATACGGGGCGTGTAATAATCAGGCGAATCGCAAGTAAAGATCTTGCGATAAGCAGATTTGGGCTGATTGAAAATTTACTTGTAAAATAGGAGATTCATTAATCCGAACGCAAGTACTCCAGCAAGAAGGGGAGAAACTACCCATGCGATCAATATTTTCTTAACGACATCACCTTTTACAACATGCATTCCGCTATTAGCGCATCCAATGCCGATTATCCCAGCGGCGACGATTTCACCTAATGAAACCGGTATCCCTCTTATGGATGCTATATGGACTATGAAAGCTGATGTGAATTCCACGAATGTAGCTCTTATTACGCACAGTTCAGTGATTTCTTTCCCAACTGTATCAAGCACCCTCCCTCCCATAAGTAATGCGCCAAAGCCAATTGCAAGACCTGCGAAAATCGCTCCTGGAATGGATCCTATGATCCCTGCTCCCACAAAAGGACCAACTGCATTTGCAGCATTATTGGCGCCTGCGGAATATGCAACATAACAGCCTGAAATAGTCAAAAGAATATTGAGGGATTTCCTTATTGAAGCATCGGACTGATGGTGGTCTGCCAGCCAGATAAGGATATGGGTATAAAGATATTTCCCCATTAAATAAGCGAGCACCCATGCCAGGATTGGAGTGATGATCCACCAGCTTACAATATAACCAATAAAAGCTACATTTATTTTTGAAGCTCCATAGAAGAACCCGATCCCGACAACAGACCCGACTGCTGCCTGGCTTGTAGATATCGGAACTCTTAGAATATTGGCAAGAAAAACAGTAATTCCGGATGCAGCTACTGCAATAATAGCGCCTTCCAGAACGATTGTTCCCGCCGGAAGAATCCCTGTCCCAAGTGACTTGATAACCTCACCCCCATCTATTACTGCACCAAGTACGGAAAATACGCCAATAAGTAATACAGCCTGGTATTTTGTCCTGACTTTTGCCCCGTATGCAGCACCCATTGATGCGGCAGCATTATTACCGCCGATATTAAGTCCCATGAAAAGAGAAACAGCAACTGCAATTATAAAAATAAATGAAAGATCCATAATATGTTTTTCAACTCAGGCTCAGTAAGGTAACATTATAATATAAAGTAATATTATCGGCAAAAATTGACACATCATTGTTATTCAACAATAATCCCTGCATATCCGACAACGGCCGAAAAATCCCCGGTTGCATCGCCGCTCGTACTGTAATTGAGTAATGTTGTTTTTTTTGCACCAAGTTCCTTTGAGGCCGTAAGCATTGCAGCAATCGGGCCATATCCGCAAACTGAGGCATTGCGTTCGTACAATTTCCGGTAAAAACCGGGAATATCCATTTCAAGAATTGAACTTATGAAATAAGTATCGTCCCAGCGCGCAACCTTATCCGGTTTATAATGGGAGAAATCACTTGATGCTATTATCACGATTTTTTTATTCACCTTGCGTACAGCTTCGGCAAGTTCCATCCCTACATCAAGAGCTGTTTCTTCATCCTGCATCCCCATACATATAGGAACTATTTTGAAATTACTGAACCTGTGCTGCAAGAAAGGAAGCTGTACTTCTATTGAATGCTCGTACTTATGAGCAGCTTCGTCAGTATCGATGATCCTTCTGGGCAATGCCTTTATGAATTCCATATCTGAATCAATTTCACCCATAGGTGTGCTCCATTTTTCACTTGATACAGATACAGGGGAGCCATATCCTGTATGATTTGGCCCTAACAGGACAAAAGTGTCAGCCTCTGGCAGCGTTGAATATACATAAGCTGCGGTTTTTCCCGAATAGATATAACCCGCGTGAGGAACAACGGCTCCTAAAACCTGTTTCTTACCAGAGGGTACACCTTCAAAGCATCGGCTGATCTCCAGTTCCAGGTCGTTTTTATTACGCGGGTAAAATTGCCCCGAAACTGCCGGAGCCCTCATATTCTCATCCTTTTAAAGCTCTGCTTCGAAATCCGCTACTGTATGGGTTATAGTGTCTCCTCTTTCCTCAAGGGTCTTTTTTGCAAGGAGCCAGTATATCAGAGCGAGCGCTTTCCTCCCTTTATTGTTTGTTGGAATTACAAGGTCAACATTACCTAATGAATTGTTGGTATCGCAAAGGCCAATCACAGGTATACCGATATTGACTGCTTCGTTTACTGCCTGCATATCCCCTGCTGGATCTGTTACCACAAGAATATCTGGTTCTATGAACTTATGTAGTTTTGGGTTTGTCATTGTACCCGGGATAAACCTTCCTATTTCTGCTCTTGCGCCTATTACCTTTGCGAACATTTCCGAAGGATAATAACCATATTGTCTTGCAGATACGACCAGGATCTTTTGCGGGTCATATTTTGCAAGCAATTTTGCTGCAAGTCTTATTCTCTGGTCGGTTGCCTGTATATCCAGCACATATAAGCCATCAGTCCTGACGCGATATACAAAGCGCATCATTTCTTTTGTTTTTTGCTGGGTACCAATATGTATCCCAGCAGTCAGATATTCGTCCTGCGGAATGATCGATTCATAACCAGTATCCTGTTTTACATCCTGTTTTATATCAATAATATCTTCCATTTAAACACACACCTTATGAAGCCATTTTTAATTCTTTTTCTTTTACTGTTCTTTTCACTGTTATCGGGATTACTCCCTGTTCCAATTCTGCCAGAGCCAAATCTATAGGCTCACCTTTATCAATATCTATCAAAACCGGTGCCCCAAGGGAGATCTGAAGCGCCCTTGCACCGATAAGTCTTGCACGCTCATATCGAGTCAGCTTTATTTCTATCACTAAATCACCTCAAAAATAACCTTAGTACCTTAAAGTTCAATGAATTCAATTGTTATGCATATTTTTCCCGGAGTCCCTCCGGGAGTGGTTCATGTTCTTTTCAATAGCCGTGTCCTGAGAAATGGGGTTGCTGAGATTTGAACTCAGGTCACAGCGTCCCGAACGCTATAGGATGGACCAGGCTACCCTACAACCCCTCCTTACTGGTACGGTGCCAGGAGGTCCACTAACTCTACATGGGTCAGCAGCATTCGCCTGCAGCAGTATCGTTCAATTCCAAGATCAGTGAGGACTTTACCTGCGTCCTCGGTCTGAATTCGTTTCTTGTATTCATCCCAGACACCTGAGACGACTTTACCGCATGAAAAGCATCGTACCGGTATCATGTTTCACCTGTATGATTTCTGTCTCCTCTTTCTGGCTCCGCGACCGCCGAATTTCTTTGGTAGTTTGTAACGGGTGTCGTTCACAAGCAGACTCCTGTCATACGTTGCCATCGCATCTCTTAGTGCGGTGTCATTTGTCCATTCCACAAGTCCTCTTGCGATAGCTGTACGAAC
This window harbors:
- a CDS encoding MEMO1 family protein, giving the protein MRAPAVSGQFYPRNKNDLELEISRCFEGVPSGKKQVLGAVVPHAGYIYSGKTAAYVYSTLPEADTFVLLGPNHTGYGSPVSVSSEKWSTPMGEIDSDMEFIKALPRRIIDTDEAAHKYEHSIEVQLPFLQHRFSNFKIVPICMGMQDEETALDVGMELAEAVRKVNKKIVIIASSDFSHYKPDKVARWDDTYFISSILEMDIPGFYRKLYERNASVCGYGPIAAMLTASKELGAKKTTLLNYSTSGDATGDFSAVVGYAGIIVE
- a CDS encoding inorganic phosphate transporter; its protein translation is MDLSFIFIIAVAVSLFMGLNIGGNNAAASMGAAYGAKVRTKYQAVLLIGVFSVLGAVIDGGEVIKSLGTGILPAGTIVLEGAIIAVAASGITVFLANILRVPISTSQAAVGSVVGIGFFYGASKINVAFIGYIVSWWIITPILAWVLAYLMGKYLYTHILIWLADHHQSDASIRKSLNILLTISGCYVAYSAGANNAANAVGPFVGAGIIGSIPGAIFAGLAIGFGALLMGGRVLDTVGKEITELCVIRATFVEFTSAFIVHIASIRGIPVSLGEIVAAGIIGIGCANSGMHVVKGDVVKKILIAWVVSPLLAGVLAFGLMNLLFYK
- the coaBC gene encoding bifunctional phosphopantothenoylcysteine decarboxylase/phosphopantothenate--cysteine ligase CoaBC — its product is MGTRIIQTSKSLKEMTIAIGITGSIAAVRCVELARELRRHGADVHAVMTDAARKIIHPEAMRYATDNPVITEITGNVEHVNFCGMGGRASLLLIAPCTANTIGKIAHGIDDTTVTTFATTAFGSGIPIIIVPAMHESMYDHPVVIENIGKLTELGVEFVNPVTEEGTAKIASIEEIVLRVERAAGKKTLSGKRIIITGGATAETIDPIRILTNRASGKTGIEMALEAFRRGADVTLVHRNCLGIQGICEFYAESAQDMIDAVIEELGKGYDLLISAAAISDFTVIPSKDKIKSEKEFTLALRPATKLIKEARFKFPDLKIIGFKAETGISEEELIKRARKSMDSSNLNMVVANDVSSGGMGTEENNVYLIDGSVKPVSGTKRQIAIEIMDKVEEIMRNK
- a CDS encoding DNA-directed RNA polymerase subunit N, which encodes MIPVRCFSCGKVVSGVWDEYKKRIQTEDAGKVLTDLGIERYCCRRMLLTHVELVDLLAPYQ
- a CDS encoding 30S ribosomal protein S2, with amino-acid sequence MEDIIDIKQDVKQDTGYESIIPQDEYLTAGIHIGTQQKTKEMMRFVYRVRTDGLYVLDIQATDQRIRLAAKLLAKYDPQKILVVSARQYGYYPSEMFAKVIGARAEIGRFIPGTMTNPKLHKFIEPDILVVTDPAGDMQAVNEAVNIGIPVIGLCDTNNSLGNVDLVIPTNNKGRKALALIYWLLAKKTLEERGDTITHTVADFEAEL
- a CDS encoding DNA-directed RNA polymerase subunit K; translation: MEIKLTRYERARLIGARALQISLGAPVLIDIDKGEPIDLALAELEQGVIPITVKRTVKEKELKMAS
- a CDS encoding PGF-pre-PGF domain-containing protein yields the protein MLYPQTNEEKKEYGEWFMIRNGIRKTFIIIVILILIGQVAQSTEEYNLSGYVSNINGDVLGGVQVNNGFYKNTTSTNGFYLITGLPNGTYNFSYYKKGYYISYLPVTISGKDNTTANLKLQAEPVAKDTVAPVITLRGPNPVSVETGSSYTDAGATALDDVDGNITSSIITVNHVKTAVVGTYTVTYNVKDSNNNNADQKTRTVNVVDTKKPVITVLGPNPATVESGSSYTDAGATASDNVDGSIAVTKTGTVNTSKVGTYTITYTATDSSSNTATASRTVNVKYTNKPPVQAPIGPKSVSEQNILSFTVSATDPEHDPITYSTNAKGYLNPSTGQFTWTPTYGDQGIYTWTFTSTDSSKGAASETITVTVNDVLLNIIFSEPTASPTTQIGQGMWFRISLNRAANVTWYIDDSIVNKSSNVAESGYYNKTIGVGTHTVKVIASDGYDSVSRTWGWAVDGGTGKIHNKNTGINYNTIQAAIDDPLTLDGHTILVDPVTYNENVIVGKRLTIRSEPAGAAITSNKNDTIFKVTVPYVNISGFSISGAKDTGSKIAGIYLTNAAHHSTISNNEVTTSNYGIYLDASSSNILDHNNISNNQGVPNEFCFLDTCIPLYGTSSGHGIYLTNSNNNKIIHNKANSNYIDGIYLTNSHNNTLTDNNANSNTENGIYLNNSNKNNLTSNIMDGNKYNFKLDANSDSDLNNKIDTSNKVDGKPIYYLNGAINTIYDSSKNVGTFYCINCANITIKEQDLKNNGVGILLWNSSNARIYNNNLTGNQKQAIVNGGNGNVFNLTSETGGNYWSDYTGTDANSDGIGDTPYVIIAGVQDAYPYIKANGWKLPRELSIKINGGESLTLVSNVTLNLSAKNANEMRFKNESGDWTGWEPFNSTKLWTLSGGSGLKTVYFEANNSAGTSVPAKDEIMLGGSGGNTGSSGSSGSSGGSGGGGGGGGSGENYSNIEVIEKYDLAIYKDKLTSYIFKDNRNPIRFVNITGDVNAGEITSMIEVLRGTSTLLDVAAPGLVYKNENIWIGTTSFAARKSMKDAVIRFRVENSWMADNNIQSEDISIFKWGGIWNKLETKEVGEDDSYHYFEAKTDSFSHFAISALKGGGGPVGGGIFPVSVPKQTPAQEVKTYVLPYRGTTEKAPGAEGFEVILTVAAFSMLYVLWHRRR
- a CDS encoding transcriptional regulator — encoded protein: MVLLVGGGIIKRIRRTKMELMIEILRACCNGGVNKTKISYSSNLNSKITNEYLKFLIEKEYIINGNDKYQISKNGLEFLNKIINIQTLLKKQ